Proteins encoded in a region of the Bacteroidota bacterium genome:
- a CDS encoding bifunctional nuclease family protein, producing MDKIQLEIIGMSYSQSQSGAYALILGETYGKRRLPIIIGGFEAQAIAVELEKMKPSRPLTHDLFKNFADHYSIFLKEVIIDKFIEGVFFAKLICIHDGQESEIDARTSDAVALAIRFSCPIYTYEKIMSEAGIVMEEKNITDAPSHTKSRKSEYTSLTIEELQELLAKAIEKEEYEKASRIRDEIQNREK from the coding sequence ATGGATAAAATACAGCTTGAAATCATAGGTATGTCATACAGCCAGTCGCAAAGTGGCGCTTATGCCCTGATACTTGGGGAGACTTACGGAAAAAGAAGATTACCCATCATTATCGGTGGATTTGAAGCCCAGGCCATCGCGGTTGAACTGGAAAAGATGAAACCCTCCCGTCCACTCACCCACGATCTTTTCAAGAATTTCGCAGATCATTACAGCATTTTCCTGAAGGAAGTGATCATCGACAAATTTATAGAAGGGGTGTTTTTTGCAAAGTTGATCTGCATCCACGATGGCCAGGAAAGTGAGATAGACGCGAGGACCTCAGACGCTGTCGCCCTGGCTATACGTTTTTCCTGCCCTATTTATACCTACGAAAAAATTATGTCAGAAGCAGGGATCGTGATGGAAGAAAAAAATATTACGGATGCACCTTCCCATACAAAATCCCGCAAAAGTGAATATACCAGCCTGACTATCGAAGAACTGCAGGAACTACTTGCCAAAGCTATTGAAAAAGAAGAATATGAAAAAGCGTCCAGGATACGCGATGAAATACAAAACAGGGAAAAATAA
- the gcvP gene encoding aminomethyl-transferring glycine dehydrogenase, whose translation MISNNFIFRHNGPRPGQIGEMLSTIGVSSLDELVNQTIPASIRMKEALDLPEGMNEYQYINHLKKLGAKNKLFRTYIGMGYYNTITPGVITRNVLENPGWYTSYTPYQAEISQGRLEALLNFQTMIADLTGLPIANASLLDEGTAAAEAMVMFYNSRSRSQVKDNANKFFVSHGLFPQTIEVLKTRALPLGIDLVMGCANEVEIDKSYFGAIVQYPNQHGSIRDYRSLVEKVHSVEAGIAVISDIMSLVMLTPPGEWGADVVVGSTQRFGIPMGFGGPHAAYFATTDKYKRNIPGRIIGVSVDAAGNRALRMALQTREQHIKRERATSNICTAQALLASMAGMYGVYHGPEGLKTIANDIHRMALLLNKGLRLLGYETPDYCFFDTVNVTMPQPGLTEIIRNNALAKKMNFRYFEDGNIGISVDETTSHQDILDILEVFSSAVTKPLPEINEKDIQDCIPAEFFRTSEYMTHPVFNSYHSETDMMRYLKKLENKDLALNRTMIPLGSCTMKLNAAAEMFSLSWPEFAHLHPFVPEDQAAGYHEMINDLGDALCRITGFDGISFQPNSGAAGEYTGLMVIRAWHESRGEGHRNVCLIPTSAHGTNPASSVMAGMEVVLVKCDEHGNIDIEDLRKKAEEHSGELSALMVTYPSTHGVFEEGILEIIDIIHKNGGQVYMDGANMNAQVGLTNPGIIGADVCHLNLHKTFAIPHGGGGPGVGPIAVAAHLTPFLPGHIMVRTGGEKAISAVSSAPFGSAMILPISYGYIKMLGGNGLTEATRYAILNANYLKARLEGPYKILYAGKNGRVAHEFIIDCNAFSKTADVTVVDIAKRLMDYGFHAPTVAFPVHGTLMVEPTESEPLQELERFVEAMLSIREEVRAIEEGKADKGNNVVSNAPHTLSMVMKGDWSFPYEKQTAAFPVNSLYEAKYWTPVTKIDDAYGDRNLMCTCPSIEDYK comes from the coding sequence ATGATAAGTAACAATTTCATTTTCAGGCACAACGGACCAAGACCCGGGCAGATCGGGGAGATGTTGTCCACTATCGGTGTTTCATCGCTGGATGAACTGGTAAACCAGACTATTCCTGCATCCATCAGGATGAAGGAAGCATTGGATTTACCGGAGGGGATGAATGAGTACCAGTATATTAATCATCTGAAGAAGCTGGGTGCAAAGAATAAGCTTTTCAGGACCTATATCGGGATGGGGTATTACAACACCATTACGCCGGGAGTTATTACCAGGAACGTCCTGGAAAATCCAGGATGGTATACTTCCTATACTCCCTATCAGGCAGAAATAAGCCAGGGTAGACTGGAGGCCTTATTGAATTTCCAGACCATGATAGCAGACCTCACAGGCTTGCCTATTGCCAATGCATCATTGCTTGACGAAGGGACAGCCGCTGCAGAAGCCATGGTCATGTTTTATAATTCCAGGTCAAGGTCGCAGGTAAAGGATAATGCAAATAAGTTTTTTGTATCCCATGGTCTATTCCCGCAGACCATAGAAGTACTGAAAACAAGGGCCTTACCCTTGGGTATTGACCTGGTTATGGGTTGTGCCAACGAGGTTGAAATTGATAAGTCGTATTTTGGAGCCATTGTACAGTATCCCAATCAACATGGAAGCATCCGGGATTACCGGAGTCTTGTGGAAAAGGTACATTCTGTGGAAGCCGGTATAGCTGTAATTTCAGATATCATGAGCCTGGTTATGCTTACCCCTCCCGGAGAATGGGGGGCTGATGTTGTTGTAGGTTCCACGCAACGCTTTGGTATTCCTATGGGCTTTGGAGGTCCTCATGCAGCATATTTTGCTACTACCGACAAGTATAAAAGGAATATCCCGGGTCGTATCATCGGTGTTTCCGTTGATGCTGCCGGAAACCGGGCACTAAGGATGGCCCTGCAGACGCGCGAACAGCATATCAAAAGAGAAAGAGCTACTTCAAATATTTGTACTGCTCAGGCACTATTGGCCTCCATGGCCGGTATGTACGGAGTATACCATGGTCCCGAAGGACTAAAGACCATTGCGAATGACATCCACCGGATGGCCCTGTTGCTGAACAAAGGATTGAGGCTGCTCGGATACGAAACTCCGGATTATTGTTTCTTCGATACAGTAAATGTAACCATGCCGCAGCCCGGCCTGACAGAAATCATCAGGAACAATGCTCTGGCTAAAAAGATGAATTTTAGGTATTTTGAGGATGGAAACATCGGCATCAGTGTTGATGAGACCACCAGTCACCAGGATATCCTTGACATCCTGGAGGTTTTTTCGTCTGCTGTGACAAAGCCATTGCCTGAAATCAATGAAAAGGACATTCAGGATTGTATTCCGGCGGAGTTTTTCAGGACCAGTGAATACATGACTCATCCAGTATTTAACTCCTATCATTCCGAAACGGATATGATGAGATATTTGAAAAAACTGGAGAACAAGGATTTAGCCCTTAACCGCACGATGATTCCATTGGGTTCCTGCACCATGAAGCTGAATGCTGCAGCCGAGATGTTCTCATTAAGTTGGCCTGAGTTTGCCCATCTGCATCCATTTGTTCCTGAAGATCAGGCCGCAGGATATCATGAAATGATCAACGACCTGGGAGATGCATTATGCCGGATCACCGGGTTTGATGGTATTTCCTTTCAGCCTAATTCGGGGGCTGCCGGGGAATATACGGGGTTGATGGTGATCAGGGCGTGGCATGAAAGCAGGGGAGAGGGACACAGGAATGTTTGCCTTATACCTACTTCGGCACACGGTACCAATCCCGCCAGTTCTGTCATGGCCGGAATGGAGGTTGTTCTGGTTAAATGCGATGAGCATGGAAATATCGACATAGAAGATTTGCGGAAGAAAGCCGAAGAACACAGCGGTGAGCTGTCGGCTCTTATGGTTACTTACCCTTCAACCCATGGGGTTTTTGAAGAAGGTATCCTGGAAATTATTGACATAATCCATAAAAACGGCGGACAAGTTTACATGGATGGAGCAAATATGAATGCTCAGGTAGGGTTGACGAATCCGGGTATCATTGGTGCTGATGTCTGTCATCTGAACCTGCACAAAACCTTTGCTATTCCTCATGGTGGCGGTGGACCGGGAGTTGGACCCATTGCCGTTGCCGCTCACCTTACGCCATTCCTGCCGGGACATATTATGGTCCGTACAGGCGGCGAAAAAGCAATCAGCGCCGTATCATCTGCTCCCTTTGGCAGTGCAATGATACTCCCTATTTCCTATGGCTATATTAAAATGCTGGGTGGAAACGGTCTGACGGAAGCAACCCGTTATGCCATCCTGAATGCCAATTACCTTAAGGCACGCCTCGAAGGCCCATATAAAATTTTATATGCCGGAAAAAATGGTCGGGTAGCACATGAGTTTATCATCGATTGCAATGCATTCAGCAAAACGGCCGATGTTACCGTGGTGGATATCGCCAAACGACTTATGGATTATGGATTCCATGCTCCAACGGTTGCCTTCCCTGTCCATGGTACATTAATGGTTGAACCCACAGAAAGCGAACCCCTTCAGGAACTGGAGCGCTTTGTAGAGGCAATGTTGTCCATCAGGGAGGAGGTTCGCGCCATTGAAGAGGGGAAAGCGGACAAGGGCAACAATGTGGTTTCCAATGCCCCTCATACCTTGTCAATGGTTATGAAAGGGGATTGGAGTTTCCCGTACGAAAAACAAACGGCTGCTTTCCCGGTCAATTCACTTTATGAAGCCAAATATTGGACACCCGTGACGAAAATTGATGATGCTTATGGTGACAGGAACCTTATGTGTACCTGCCCATCAATAGAAGATTATAAATAG
- a CDS encoding SDR family oxidoreductase, producing MNNKTALVTGASRGIGKAIAMMFAEAGATIAVHYHNHQNEAEEVVKSLKGQGHFRVKANLADPVQVKEMFDEVLVRAGRINILVNNAGIYEMADAMNLTYDEFQDFYRKTMEINLHGPAHLSYLAAKSMKVYGGGKIINITSRGAFRGEPMSWPYGAAKAGLNSLGQSMAKALAKDNIMVFTIAPGFVETDMSKDILEGPEGNDIKMQSPLNRAAQPEEIARLALFLAGEQTDYMTGCIVDVNGASYLRS from the coding sequence CTGAACAATAAAACTGCATTGGTAACGGGCGCTTCACGGGGCATAGGCAAAGCAATTGCTATGATGTTTGCTGAAGCAGGAGCCACAATAGCCGTGCATTACCACAACCATCAAAATGAAGCGGAAGAAGTTGTTAAAAGTCTCAAGGGACAGGGTCATTTTCGTGTTAAAGCCAACCTGGCCGATCCTGTTCAGGTGAAAGAAATGTTTGATGAAGTATTGGTGCGTGCAGGGAGGATAAACATCCTGGTTAATAACGCAGGAATTTATGAAATGGCAGATGCTATGAACCTTACCTATGATGAGTTCCAGGATTTTTACAGGAAAACGATGGAAATCAACCTTCATGGTCCTGCTCATCTTTCATATTTAGCAGCAAAATCCATGAAAGTATATGGAGGGGGTAAAATAATAAATATAACTTCGCGGGGTGCTTTCAGAGGTGAACCGATGTCGTGGCCCTATGGAGCCGCCAAAGCCGGTTTGAATTCCCTGGGGCAATCGATGGCTAAGGCCCTGGCAAAAGATAATATTATGGTCTTTACCATTGCCCCGGGATTTGTGGAGACAGATATGTCGAAAGACATCCTGGAAGGCCCGGAAGGTAATGACATTAAGATGCAAAGCCCGCTGAACCGTGCAGCCCAACCGGAAGAGATCGCCAGGCTTGCGCTTTTCCTCGCCGGGGAGCAAACAGATTATATGACAGGATGTATTGTGGATGTGAATGGGGCGTCGTATTTGAGGAGCTGA
- a CDS encoding Na+ dependent nucleoside transporter produces the protein MEIYDGGGFSFISLMRGLFGLVILIGLAWVFSSNRRAISWRIVGLGLLFQLIIAIAVLKVPFIKSFFELLGMMFIKILDFTKSGSEFVFGDLMDVESFGVIFAFQILPTIIFFSALTSILFYFGIIQKIVYILAWLLTKGLRISGAESLSTAGNIFLGMTESPLLIKEYLEKMNRSEMFLVMVGGMATIAGSVLGIYIGILGGAEYEGQLMFAKHLITASVMAAPGAVVIAKILLPQTEPITSGISISREQVGANVLESIANGTTQGIKLAVNVGAMLIVFIALVFMVNFILFKIGDWTTLNEGIAVLTQNRYEGLSLQFIMGYTMAPLTWAMGVPAQDIATVGQLMGEKIIMNEMVAYFSFGDLLAAGTFQDSKSVIMATYMLCGFANISSIGIIIGGIGALAPGKRVLLSQLGFKALLGGAMASLLSATLVGMILG, from the coding sequence ATGGAGATATATGACGGCGGAGGGTTTTCCTTTATTTCATTGATGCGGGGATTGTTCGGGCTTGTAATCCTGATCGGTCTTGCGTGGGTTTTCAGTTCAAACCGCCGTGCTATTTCATGGAGGATCGTGGGCCTGGGATTACTGTTTCAGCTTATCATCGCCATCGCAGTACTTAAGGTACCCTTTATCAAATCCTTTTTTGAACTGCTCGGGATGATGTTCATCAAAATACTTGATTTCACAAAGAGCGGCAGTGAATTTGTTTTCGGTGACCTGATGGATGTCGAATCGTTCGGGGTTATCTTCGCGTTCCAGATACTCCCAACCATTATTTTCTTTTCCGCCTTAACCAGCATCCTGTTTTATTTTGGCATCATACAAAAGATTGTTTATATCCTTGCCTGGCTTTTAACCAAAGGACTCAGGATCTCGGGAGCGGAGAGCCTTTCAACGGCGGGCAACATTTTCCTGGGTATGACCGAATCACCTTTGCTCATCAAAGAATACCTTGAAAAGATGAATCGTTCGGAAATGTTCCTGGTCATGGTTGGCGGTATGGCTACCATCGCCGGGAGTGTGTTGGGTATATACATAGGTATACTTGGTGGTGCTGAATACGAAGGCCAATTAATGTTTGCCAAGCATCTTATCACTGCCTCCGTGATGGCAGCCCCCGGTGCCGTAGTCATCGCAAAGATACTTTTGCCCCAGACCGAGCCCATTACAAGCGGGATCAGCATTTCCCGTGAACAAGTTGGGGCTAATGTCCTCGAATCCATCGCAAACGGTACCACACAGGGAATAAAACTGGCCGTGAACGTGGGAGCCATGCTCATTGTTTTCATCGCTCTGGTTTTTATGGTCAATTTTATCTTGTTTAAGATTGGTGACTGGACTACCCTCAACGAAGGAATAGCTGTGCTGACTCAAAACCGTTATGAAGGTCTTAGCCTTCAGTTCATCATGGGTTATACCATGGCCCCCTTGACCTGGGCTATGGGTGTCCCGGCGCAGGATATCGCTACAGTCGGGCAACTCATGGGAGAAAAGATCATTATGAACGAAATGGTAGCATATTTTAGTTTTGGGGACCTGCTGGCTGCCGGCACCTTCCAGGACAGTAAATCTGTTATCATGGCAACATATATGCTGTGCGGTTTTGCCAATATCTCATCCATCGGGATCATTATCGGAGGCATCGGTGCACTGGCCCCGGGCAAACGAGTCCTGCTGTCGCAACTCGGCTTCAAAGCATTATTGGGTGGAGCCATGGCTTCTCTGTTGTCGGCTACCCTCGTAGGTATGATCCTGGGGTAA
- a CDS encoding aminotransferase class I/II-fold pyridoxal phosphate-dependent enzyme, whose protein sequence is MKFDPAYKIQMLRQFGEFGDVNPSICDSSTFTFLEANTMIDTFHGEAEGCFLYSRHWNPSSKYLADAMAAMENTGSGWITASGMAAITTTLLQLCHAGDHIITSVTTYGGTFAFLQNWLPKYNIEVSFVNITDLESVKQAIRPNTKVIYTETITNPLLQISDIPRLAEISRKHGIKLVVDNTFSPMIVTPAMHGADIVVYSMTKFVNGKNDCVAGAICADNSFINAISDVNSGTAMLLGPVLDPMRSSSILKNLHTLHIRMKQHSRNAQFLADRFRETGLKFIYPGIPDHPGHQTLKNIMNEDFGFGGMIAIDLGTSTIASKFMERMQQDDIGYLAVSLGYFKTLFSNSGKSTSSEVPEDVQKEMGLSEGLIRFSVGLDNDINASWEKMKKILQEMKLIG, encoded by the coding sequence ATGAAATTCGACCCAGCCTACAAAATTCAGATGCTTCGCCAGTTTGGCGAGTTCGGGGATGTGAACCCTTCTATTTGTGATTCATCCACTTTTACCTTCCTGGAAGCGAATACAATGATTGATACTTTCCATGGTGAAGCGGAAGGATGTTTTTTATATTCCAGGCACTGGAATCCCAGCAGTAAATACCTGGCCGATGCCATGGCTGCCATGGAAAATACCGGGTCGGGATGGATCACAGCTTCGGGGATGGCAGCCATTACCACAACCCTGCTGCAACTGTGCCATGCGGGTGACCATATCATTACCAGTGTTACAACCTACGGTGGGACGTTTGCTTTCCTGCAAAACTGGCTTCCCAAATATAACATTGAAGTTAGTTTTGTCAATATCACCGACCTGGAGTCGGTAAAACAGGCAATCCGCCCGAACACTAAGGTTATTTACACCGAAACCATTACGAACCCGTTACTGCAGATCTCCGACATTCCCAGGCTTGCTGAAATATCCAGGAAGCATGGAATCAAGCTCGTGGTCGATAATACCTTTTCACCCATGATCGTCACTCCCGCCATGCATGGTGCCGATATTGTTGTTTACAGCATGACCAAGTTTGTAAACGGGAAAAACGACTGTGTAGCCGGGGCAATCTGTGCGGATAATTCATTCATCAATGCAATAAGCGATGTAAATTCAGGAACAGCCATGTTACTCGGGCCTGTTCTGGACCCCATGCGTTCCTCCTCTATCCTGAAAAACCTGCATACATTGCATATCCGGATGAAGCAACATAGCCGCAACGCGCAATTCCTGGCAGATCGTTTCCGTGAAACCGGACTGAAGTTCATATACCCGGGTATACCTGATCATCCCGGACATCAGACACTTAAAAATATTATGAATGAAGATTTCGGATTTGGGGGAATGATTGCCATTGACCTGGGTACCTCAACCATAGCAAGCAAATTCATGGAAAGGATGCAACAGGATGATATCGGTTATCTGGCTGTAAGCCTGGGCTATTTCAAAACCCTCTTCAGTAATTCCGGAAAAAGTACCTCGTCGGAAGTGCCGGAAGACGTTCAGAAAGAAATGGGGTTATCGGAAGGACTGATCCGTTTCTCCGTCGGGCTTGATAACGATATAAATGCTTCCTGGGAAAAAATGAAAAAAATACTTCAGGAAATGAAGCTGATCGGATAA
- a CDS encoding sodium-translocating pyrophosphatase, whose translation MKKALALLSVLLLPALTFASEADLVIPGEIKSQTILYWGFLITIAGFLFGLYQFIKIRKIRAHHSMLEVAGVIFETAKTYLFQQGKFLAILFLFIGAAVAFYFGWLSDAGFGAGGVLMILGWTVVGILGSYSVAWFGIRMNTLANARMAFASLERKPIKLLNIPLTAGMSIGVVLISLELIMMLIILMFVPGEYAGASFIGFAIGESLGASALRIAGGIFTKIADIGSDLMKVIFKIGEDDPRNPGTIADCVGDNAGDSVGPTADGFETYGVTGVALISFILLAVISPEYQITLLTWIFVMRILMIVTSIVSYWLNGAIANAKYRNADDIDFERPLTSLVWITSIMSIVATFIASYFIIGDLPNNLWISLSVIISAGTLGAALIPEFTKIFTSPKSRHVNEVVEASKKGGASLNILSGLVAGNFSAFWMGLVFFALMFIAYYASGFGLSELMIYPSIFAFGLVAFGMLGMGPVTIAVDSYGPVTDNAQSIYELSLIEEQKGISEEIERDFGFKPDFEKSKYYLEANDGAGNTFKATAKPVLIGTAVVGATTMIFSLILVIQHTLHIDPPLILNLLNPYSIMGFLLGGSVIYWFTGASAQAVTTGAGRATDYIRKNINLDPNAEKKASVEKSKAVVKICTLYAQKGMWNIFIAIFSFALAFAFLAAPSGFTETLGLDEKIAFAAPVSLFVSYLLSIAFFGLFQAVFMANAGGAWDNAKKVVEVDMKEKGTPLHEATVVGDTVGDPFKDTSSVALNPIIKFTTLFGLLAMEIALAAQFRDLAPWFGLGFLVVALVFVYRSFYKMRING comes from the coding sequence ATGAAAAAAGCTTTAGCATTGTTGTCTGTTCTGTTACTGCCTGCTCTCACTTTTGCAAGTGAAGCCGATCTGGTAATTCCCGGAGAGATTAAGTCGCAAACTATCCTTTACTGGGGTTTCCTCATCACTATCGCAGGATTTTTATTTGGATTATACCAGTTTATTAAAATCAGGAAAATCCGTGCCCACCATTCCATGCTGGAGGTGGCCGGAGTGATCTTTGAAACGGCAAAGACATATCTTTTCCAGCAAGGAAAGTTCCTGGCCATTCTGTTCCTTTTTATCGGTGCTGCTGTAGCCTTTTATTTTGGCTGGCTTTCGGATGCGGGATTTGGAGCAGGGGGTGTGCTGATGATACTGGGATGGACCGTTGTCGGTATTCTGGGATCATACAGTGTCGCATGGTTTGGTATTCGTATGAATACTCTTGCCAATGCCAGGATGGCTTTTGCTTCTCTTGAAAGAAAACCCATCAAGCTTTTAAATATTCCTTTAACTGCAGGAATGAGCATCGGGGTGGTATTGATTTCTCTGGAACTAATCATGATGCTCATCATTCTTATGTTCGTCCCTGGTGAATATGCAGGGGCCAGTTTCATCGGGTTTGCTATTGGTGAATCTCTGGGCGCCTCAGCTCTCAGGATTGCCGGTGGCATTTTTACCAAAATTGCTGATATCGGTTCCGATCTCATGAAAGTGATCTTTAAGATCGGCGAAGATGACCCACGCAATCCGGGAACCATTGCCGATTGTGTTGGAGATAATGCCGGCGACAGTGTAGGCCCAACAGCTGACGGTTTTGAAACCTATGGCGTTACCGGTGTGGCACTGATCTCATTTATCCTGTTGGCCGTTATTAGCCCTGAATACCAGATTACTTTACTTACCTGGATATTCGTTATGAGAATCCTCATGATCGTAACATCCATTGTTTCGTATTGGCTTAATGGCGCCATTGCCAATGCGAAATACAGGAATGCCGATGATATTGACTTTGAGCGTCCACTGACTTCACTGGTTTGGATCACCTCTATCATGTCGATCGTTGCAACTTTTATTGCCAGTTATTTCATCATTGGAGATCTTCCTAACAACCTGTGGATCTCTCTCTCAGTGATCATCAGTGCCGGAACTTTAGGAGCAGCTCTGATCCCGGAGTTTACTAAAATCTTTACAAGTCCGAAATCACGTCATGTGAACGAAGTAGTGGAAGCTTCCAAAAAGGGGGGAGCATCGCTGAATATCCTTTCAGGGCTGGTGGCTGGAAATTTTAGTGCTTTCTGGATGGGCCTGGTATTTTTTGCATTGATGTTCATCGCTTACTATGCAAGCGGATTTGGGTTGAGTGAGTTGATGATTTACCCGTCTATTTTTGCTTTCGGACTTGTTGCTTTTGGAATGCTGGGAATGGGTCCTGTTACGATCGCAGTAGATAGCTACGGGCCTGTCACCGATAATGCCCAGTCTATTTATGAACTTTCCCTTATTGAAGAACAAAAGGGGATAAGCGAGGAAATTGAAAGGGATTTTGGTTTCAAACCTGATTTTGAAAAATCGAAGTACTACCTTGAAGCGAATGATGGCGCGGGAAATACCTTTAAAGCAACGGCCAAGCCTGTGTTGATCGGTACGGCTGTTGTAGGTGCCACTACTATGATCTTTTCCCTGATCCTGGTGATACAACATACATTGCATATTGATCCTCCCCTGATCCTGAACCTTCTTAATCCATACTCTATCATGGGATTCCTGCTGGGTGGATCTGTGATTTACTGGTTCACCGGCGCTTCCGCCCAGGCTGTGACTACCGGCGCAGGAAGAGCAACGGATTATATCCGTAAAAATATTAACCTCGATCCTAATGCCGAAAAGAAAGCTTCCGTCGAGAAGTCTAAAGCAGTGGTGAAAATTTGCACCCTTTATGCTCAAAAAGGAATGTGGAACATTTTTATAGCCATCTTCTCTTTTGCACTGGCTTTTGCTTTCCTGGCAGCTCCTTCAGGATTTACGGAAACACTTGGGCTTGACGAAAAAATAGCCTTTGCGGCACCGGTTTCCTTGTTTGTAAGCTACCTGCTTTCCATTGCGTTCTTCGGGCTTTTCCAGGCGGTGTTCATGGCCAATGCCGGAGGTGCCTGGGATAATGCCAAGAAAGTAGTGGAAGTGGATATGAAGGAAAAAGGTACCCCCCTTCATGAGGCAACCGTGGTAGGTGATACCGTGGGAGATCCTTTTAAGGATACCTCCTCCGTTGCCCTGAACCCTATTATCAAATTTACTACGCTGTTCGGCCTCCTTGCAATGGAAATTGCACTCGCAGCGCAGTTCAGAGACCTTGCACCGTGGTTCGGACTGGGGTTCCTGGTGGTTGCATTGGTATTTGTTTACCGGTCGTTCTATAAAATGAGAATTAATGGTTAG
- a CDS encoding thymidylate synthase gives MKQYLELLDHVLINGVEKTDRTGTGTISVFGYQMRFDLEKGFPLLTTKKLHLKSIIYELLWFLKGETNTRYLNENGVTIWNEWADASGELGHIYGYQWRSWPTNDGKSIDQISRVIGNIKNNPDSRRHIVSAWNVGELDKMALPPCHILFQFYVSNGRLSCQLYQRSCDIFLGVPFNIASYALLTMMMAQVTGLRPGEFVHTLGDAHIYLNHMEQVKLQLSREPYPLPEMKLNPAITNIFDFDYHDFELSGYQSHPHIKGKISV, from the coding sequence ATGAAACAATACCTTGAACTGCTTGACCACGTATTAATAAACGGGGTTGAAAAGACCGACAGAACCGGAACCGGGACCATCAGTGTTTTCGGATACCAGATGCGCTTCGACCTTGAAAAAGGATTCCCGTTGCTCACAACCAAGAAGCTGCATCTGAAATCCATTATCTATGAACTGCTCTGGTTTCTGAAGGGAGAAACCAATACCCGTTACCTCAACGAAAATGGTGTCACTATCTGGAACGAATGGGCAGACGCCTCCGGGGAACTTGGTCATATTTATGGATACCAATGGCGATCCTGGCCAACAAACGACGGGAAAAGCATTGACCAGATATCGCGGGTGATTGGGAATATTAAAAATAATCCGGATTCAAGGAGGCATATCGTGAGTGCATGGAATGTAGGTGAACTGGATAAAATGGCCCTCCCACCCTGTCACATCCTGTTTCAGTTCTACGTGAGCAACGGAAGGCTCTCATGCCAGCTATACCAGAGAAGCTGTGACATATTCCTGGGCGTACCCTTCAATATTGCTTCTTACGCTCTGCTGACAATGATGATGGCTCAGGTCACCGGGCTCCGCCCCGGCGAATTTGTACATACTCTTGGCGATGCCCATATTTATTTGAATCACATGGAACAAGTTAAACTCCAGTTGTCACGTGAACCCTATCCGCTTCCTGAAATGAAACTAAATCCTGCTATAACAAATATCTTCGACTTCGATTATCACGATTTCGAACTAAGCGGCTACCAATCCCATCCGCACATTAAAGGAAAAATATCGGTTTAA
- a CDS encoding dihydrofolate reductase yields MPTISIIVAIARNNAIGKDNQLLWHLPDDLKRFKRITSGHPVIMGKKTYESLPVRPLPGRLNIVITDNPNDTFDGCETVFSIEEALAKCPRDMECFIIGGGSVYRQFMPLAEKLYITKVHKDFDADTFFPEITEDDWALMEESPLQTNENNSLSYSFLTYQRK; encoded by the coding sequence ATGCCAACCATCTCCATCATCGTAGCCATAGCCCGGAACAACGCCATTGGAAAAGACAACCAGCTTTTATGGCATTTACCCGATGACCTTAAACGCTTTAAAAGAATTACATCCGGGCATCCTGTGATCATGGGAAAGAAAACCTATGAATCGCTGCCTGTAAGACCCTTGCCCGGACGGCTCAATATTGTGATCACCGACAACCCTAACGACACATTTGATGGCTGTGAAACCGTTTTCTCTATCGAAGAAGCCTTAGCAAAATGCCCCCGTGACATGGAATGTTTCATCATCGGCGGAGGTTCCGTTTACCGGCAATTCATGCCCTTAGCCGAAAAACTCTATATCACCAAAGTGCACAAGGATTTTGATGCAGATACATTTTTTCCTGAAATCACGGAAGATGATTGGGCATTGATGGAAGAAAGTCCTTTACAAACAAATGAAAATAATTCCCTTTCTTACTCGTTCCTTACTTACCAAAGAAAGTAA